Proteins from one Physeter macrocephalus isolate SW-GA chromosome 16, ASM283717v5, whole genome shotgun sequence genomic window:
- the PCF11 gene encoding pre-mRNA cleavage complex 2 protein Pcf11 isoform X2, giving the protein MSEQTPAEAGTAGAREDACRDYQSSLEDLTFNSKPHINMLTILAEENLPFAKEIVSLIEAQTAKAPSSEKLPVMYLMDSIVKNVGREYLTAFTKNLVATFICVFEKPEESSTPGTVVSSPSISTPPIVPDIQKNLTQEQLIRQQLLAKQKQLLELQQKKLELELEQAKAQLAVSLSVQQETSNLGPGTAPSKLHVSQIPPMAVKAPHQVPVQPEKSRPGPSLQIPDMKGTNRDPRLNRLSQHSSHGKDQSHRKEFLMNTLNQSDIKTSKTVPSEKLNSSKQEKSKSGEKITKKELDQLDSKSKSKSKSPSPLKNKLSHTKDLKSQESESARVSDMSKRDPRLKKHLQDKTDSKDDDLKEKRKTAEKKDKDEHMKSSEHRLVGSRNKIINGIVQKQDTITEESEKQGTKPGRSSTRKRSRSRSPKSRSPIIHSPKRRDRRSPKRRQRSMSPTSTPKAGKIRQSGVKQSHMEEFTPPSREERNAKRSTKQDVRDPRRIKKTEEERPQETANQHSTKSGTEPKENVENWQSSKSTKRWKSGWEENKSLQQGDEHSKAPHLRHRESWSSTKGILSPRAPKQQHRLSVDANLQIPKELTLASKRELLQKTSERLASGEITQDEFLVVVHQIRQLFQYQEGKHRCNVRDSPTEENKGGLKKKPLLSDAELTYYEHKAKLKRTQVQHSFPRLDLLDPDIFDYPLTDALLSGIECEPSKSKHASRNSGAQFDRKEQFSERARRLSPISGSRTYAENLSPHEGRRRHDEQVSAKGVREEQRSPFNDRFPLKRPRYEDSDKPFVDSPASRFAGLDTNQRLTALAEDRPLYDGPSRPSVARDGPTKMIFEGPNKLSPRIDGPPTPGSLRFDGSPGQMGGGGPLRFEGPQGQLGGGCPLRFEGPPGPVGTPLRFEGPIGQAGGGGFRFEGSPGLRFEGSAGGLRFEGPGAQPVGSLRFEGHRGQPVGGLRFEGPHGQPVGGLRFDNPRGQPVGGLRFEGGHGPSGAAIRFDGPHGQPSAGIRFEGPLLQQGVGMRFEGPHGQSVAGMRFEGQHNQLGGNLRFEGPHGQPGVGIRFEGPLVQQGGGMRFEGPSVPGGGLRIEGPLGQGGPRFEGCHALRFDGQPGQPSLLPRFDGLHGQPGPRFERTGQPGPQRFDGPPGQQVQPRFDGVPQRFDGPQHQQASRFDIPLGLQGTRFDNHPSQRLESVSFNQTGPYNDPPGNAFNAPSQGLQFQRHEQIFDSPQGPNFNGPHGPGNQSFSNPLNRASGHYFDEKNLQSSQFGNFGNLPAPITVGNIQASQQVLTGVAQPVAFGQGQQFLPVHPQNPGAFVQNPSGVLPKAYPDNHLSQVDVNELFSKLLKTGILKLSQPDSATTQVNEVAAQPPAEEEEDQNEDQDVPDLTNFTIEELKQRYDSVINRLYTGIQCYSCGMRFTTSQTDVYADHLDWHYRQNRTEKDVSRKVTHRRWYYSLTDWIEFEEIADLEERAKSQFFEKVHEEVVLKTQEAAKEKEFQSVPAGPAGAVESCEICQEQFEQYWDEEEEEWHLKNAIRVDGKIYHPSCYEDYQNTSSFDCTPSPSKTPVENPLNIMLNIVKNELQEPCESPKVKEERIDTPPACTEESIATATEIKTENDTVESV; this is encoded by the exons ATGTCAGAGCAGACGCCGGCCGAGGCCGGTACTGCGGGGGCCCGGGAGGACGCCTGTCGGGATTATCAGTCATCACTCGAAGATCTGACCTTCAATAGCAAACCGCACATCAATATGCTGACCATTCTAGCCGAGGAGAACCTGCCCTTCGCCAAGGAGATCGTCTCTCTCATCGAGGCCCAAACCGCCAAG GCTCCCTCCTCAGAGAAGCTTCCTGTTATGTACCTTATGGATTCTATCGTGAAAAATGTTGGAAGAGAGTATCTCACTGCCTTTACTAAAAATCTAGTTGcaacatttatttgtgtgtttgaaaag ccCGAAGAGTCTTCAACACCTGGCACAGTGGTCAGTTCCCCTAGCATCTCCACTCCTCCAATTGTTCCGGATATACAAAAGAATCTTACCCAAGAGCAACTAATAAGGCAGCAGTTACTGGCAAAACAAAAGCAATTGTTAGAACTTCAGCAGAAAAAGCTGGAGCTTGAGCTAGAGCAAGCTAAGGCACAACTG GCAGTTTCTCTTAGTGTTCAGCAGGAGACATCCAACTTAGGTCCTGGAACTGCACCATCCAAATTACATGTTTCACAAATTCCCCCTATGGCAGTTAAAGCTCCCCATCAGGTTCCTGTGCAACCTGAGAAAAGTCGTCCAGGTCCATCCTTACAAATTCCAGATATGAAAGGAACTAACCGGGATCCCCGTCTTAATAGGTTGAGTCAGCATTCTTCTCATGGAAAAGATCAGAGTCACAGGAAGGAATTCCTAATGAACACATTGAACCAGTCTGATATTAAGACAAGTAAAACTGTACCCTCTGAAAAACTAAATTCATCCaagcaagaaaaaagtaaatcaggtGAAAAAATAACCAAGAAAGAACTTGACCAATTAGATTCTAAATCCAAATCTAAATCTAAATCACCGTCacctttgaaaaacaaattatccCACACAAAAGACTTGAAAAGTCAAGAATCTGAAAGTGCAAGGGTGTCTGATATGAGCAAGAGAGATCCAAGATTAAAAAAACACCTTCAGGATAAGACTGATAGCAAAGATGATGAtctaaaagagaagagaaaaactgcagaaaaaaaggataaagatgaGCACATGAAATCATCTGAACACAGACTGGtgggaagtagaaataaaatcataaatggcATTGTACAAAAACAGGATACAATAACGGAAGAATCGGAAAAACAGGGAACAAAACCAGGGAGATCGAGTACTAGAAAGCGATCAAGATCACGATCACCCAAGTCTCGGTCACCGATTATACATTCTCCCAAGAGAAGAGATAGGCGGTCACCCAAACGAAGGCAAAGGAGTATGTCTCCAACCTCAACACCCAAAGCTGGGAAGATTCGCCAGTCAGGAGTTAAGCAGTCACATATGGAAGAGTTTACACCGCCTtccagggaagaaagaaatgcGAAGAGAAGTACTAAACAGGATGTTCGAGATCCAAGGCgaataaaaaagactgaagaggaacGACCACAAGAAACTGCAAATCAGCATTCCACCAAGTCAGGCACTGAACCaaaggaaaatgtagaaaattggCAAAGTTCCAAGTCTACCAAAAGATGGAAATCTggttgggaagaaaataaaag tttaCAACAGGGTGATGAACATAGTAAAGCTCCTCATCTAAGGCATAGGGAGAGCTGGTCAAGCACTAAAGGAATCTTGTCACCTCGAGCTCCAAAACAGCAGCATCGATTAAGCGTAGATGCCAATCTTCAGATTCCTAAAGAGTTAACTCTTGCAAGCAAAAGAGAATTACTTCAAAAG ACGAGTGAACGTTTAGCATCTGGTGAAATTACACAGGATGAGTTCCTTGTTGTTGTGCATCAAATTCGACAGCTATTTCAGTATCAAGAAGGTAAACATAGATGCAATGTACGGGATAGTcctacagaagaaaataaaggtggattaaaaaagaaacctcTCTTATCTGATGCTGAATTAACCTACTATGAACataaagcaaaactgaaaagGACACAGGTTCAGCATTCATTTCCAAGACTTGATCTCTTAGATCCTGATATTTTTGACTACCCTTTGACTGATGCCTTGTTGTCTGGAATAGAATGTGAGCCATCCAAAAGTAAACATGCAAGTAGGAATAGTGGAGCACAGTTTGACAGAAAAGAACAATTTAGTGAAAGAGCAAGACGTCTTTCTCCTATATCTGGGAGTCGTACTTATGCTGAGAATCTTTCACCCCATGAGGGCCGGAGAAGACATGACGAGCAAGTCTCTGCTAAAG gtgtACGAGAAGAGCAGAGATCACCATTCAATGATCGTTTTCCACTTAAGCGACCTAGATATGAAGATTCAGATAAACCATTTGTAGATAGCCCAGCATCAAGATTCGCCGGCCTTGATACAAATCAGCGACTTACGGCTTTAGCTGAAGATAGACCATTATACGATGGACCTAGTAGGCCATCAGTAGCGAGAGATGGCCCAACCAAGATGATTTTTGAAGGACCTAACAAATTAAGCCCTAGAATTGATGGACCACCTACACCAGGTTCTCTTCGGTTTGATGGGTCACCGGGACAAATGGGGGGAGGTGGCCCTTTGAGATTTGAAGGACCACAAGGCCAGTTAGGAGGTGGGTGTCCTTTGAGATTTGAAGGTCCTCCAGGACCAGTAGGAACACCTCTGCGGTTTGAGGGGCCGATTGGTCAAGCAGGAGGAGGTGGTTTTCGGTTTGAAGGTTCCCCCGGTCTGAGGTTTGAGGGATCTGCAGGTGGTTTGCGATTTGAAGGACCAGGGGCCCAGCCAGTGGGTAGTCTCAGGTTTGAGGGACACCGGGGTCAACCTGTGGGTGGTCTGAGGTTCGAGGGACCTCATGGTCAGCCTGTGGGTGGACTTAGATTTGATAATCCCCGAGGTCAGCCTGTAGGTGGACTTAGATTTGAGGGAGGTCATGGTCCATCAGGGGCTGCAATTAGGTTTGATGGACCTCATGGTCAGCCATCAGCTGGGATCAGATTTGAGGGCCCATTGCTACAACAGGGAGTTGGGATGAGATTTGAGGGCCCCCATGGTCAGTCAGTAGCTGGTATGAGATTTGAAGGACAGCATAATCAACTTGGTGGGAACCTTAGGTTTGAGGGTCCACATGGTCAGCCAGGGGTTGGGATCAGGTTTGAAGGACCTTTAGTCCAACAAGGAGGTGGAATGAGGTTTGAGGGTCCTTCTGTACCAGGAGGCGGCCTGAGAATCGAAGGACCTCTGGGTCAAGGTGGTCCAAGATTTGAAGGTTGTCATGCTTTAAGGTTTGATGGGCAGCCAGGTCAGCCATCACTGTTGCCAAGATTTGATGGATTACATGGTCAGCCAGGTCCTAGATTTGAAAGAACTGGTCAGCCAGGCCCACAGAGATTTGATGGACCACCTGGACAGCAGGTTCAACCAAGATTTGATGGTGTACCTCAAAGATTTGATGGTCCACAACACCAGCAAGCATCAAGGTTTGATATTCCTCTTGGTCTTCAAGGCACACGATTTGACAATCATCCTTCACAAAGGCTTGAATCGGTATCTTTCAATCAGACTGGCCCATACAATGATCCACCTGGCAATGCTTTTAATGCCCCATCCCAAGGACTGCAGTTCCAAAGACATGAACAAATATTTGATTCACCTCAAGGACCAAATTTTAATGGACCACATGGCCCTGGAAACCAGAGTTTCTCAAATCCCCTTAACAGAGCTTCTGGACACTATTTTGATGAGAAGAATCTTCAGAGCTCTCAATTTGGAAACTTTGGCAATTTACCTGCTCCAATAACAGTAGGAAATATTCAGGCATCTCAACAG GTTCTGACTGGTGTTGCTCAGCCAGTAGCATTTGGCCAAGGACAACAATTTTTGCCAGTTCATCCACAAAATCCTGGAGCATTTGTTCAGAATCCTTCAG gtgtccTTCCTAAGGCATATCCTGATAATCATCTCAGTCAGGTGGATGTAAATGAATTGTTTTCAAAACTGCTAAAAACAGGAATTCTCAAATTGTCCCAGCCTGATTCAGCTACGACAC AAGTAAATGAAGTTGCTGCTCAGCCCCCtgctgaggaggaagaagatCAAAATGAAGATCAAGATGTTCCAGATCTTACCAATTTTACAATTGAAGAATTGAAACA aCGTTATGATAGTGTTATAAATCGACTGTATACTGGTATTCAGTGTTACTCTTGTGGAATGAGGTTTACAACATCACAGACAGATGTATATGCAGATCACTTGGACTGGCATTATCGACAAAATAGAACTGAAAAAGATGTAAGCAGAAAAGTCACTCATAGACGTTGGTACTACAGTTTAACA gacTGGATAGAATTTGAGGAAATAGCTGATCTGGAAGAACGTGCAAAGAGCCAGTTTTTTGAAAAGGTGCACGAAGAAGTCGTGCTCAAAACTCAGGAGGCTGCTAAAGAAAAGGAATTCCAAAGTGTACCTGCTGGACCAGCAGGAGCAGTTGAG AGTTGTGAAATTTGTCAAGAACAATTTGAACAGTACTgggatgaagaagaggaggagtggcatttaaaaaatgctattagAGTAGATGGAAAG aTTTATCATCCATCATGTTATGAAGATTATCAAAAT ACATCTTCATTTGATTGTACACCATCTCCCAGCAAGACACCAGTTGAAaatcccttgaacattatgttGAACATTGTCAAAAACGAATTGCAGGAACCCTGTGAAAGTCCCAAAGTTAAGGAAGAACGGATTGATACTCCACCAGCTTGTACAGAGGAAAGCATAGCAACAGCcactgaaattaaaacagaaaatgacacaGTCGAGTCagtttaa
- the PCF11 gene encoding pre-mRNA cleavage complex 2 protein Pcf11 isoform X1: MSEQTPAEAGTAGAREDACRDYQSSLEDLTFNSKPHINMLTILAEENLPFAKEIVSLIEAQTAKAPSSEKLPVMYLMDSIVKNVGREYLTAFTKNLVATFICVFEKVDENTRKSLFKLRSTWDEIFPLKKLYALDVRVNSLDPAWPIKPLPPNVNTSSIHVNPKFLNKSPEESSTPGTVVSSPSISTPPIVPDIQKNLTQEQLIRQQLLAKQKQLLELQQKKLELELEQAKAQLAVSLSVQQETSNLGPGTAPSKLHVSQIPPMAVKAPHQVPVQPEKSRPGPSLQIPDMKGTNRDPRLNRLSQHSSHGKDQSHRKEFLMNTLNQSDIKTSKTVPSEKLNSSKQEKSKSGEKITKKELDQLDSKSKSKSKSPSPLKNKLSHTKDLKSQESESARVSDMSKRDPRLKKHLQDKTDSKDDDLKEKRKTAEKKDKDEHMKSSEHRLVGSRNKIINGIVQKQDTITEESEKQGTKPGRSSTRKRSRSRSPKSRSPIIHSPKRRDRRSPKRRQRSMSPTSTPKAGKIRQSGVKQSHMEEFTPPSREERNAKRSTKQDVRDPRRIKKTEEERPQETANQHSTKSGTEPKENVENWQSSKSTKRWKSGWEENKSLQQGDEHSKAPHLRHRESWSSTKGILSPRAPKQQHRLSVDANLQIPKELTLASKRELLQKTSERLASGEITQDEFLVVVHQIRQLFQYQEGKHRCNVRDSPTEENKGGLKKKPLLSDAELTYYEHKAKLKRTQVQHSFPRLDLLDPDIFDYPLTDALLSGIECEPSKSKHASRNSGAQFDRKEQFSERARRLSPISGSRTYAENLSPHEGRRRHDEQVSAKGVREEQRSPFNDRFPLKRPRYEDSDKPFVDSPASRFAGLDTNQRLTALAEDRPLYDGPSRPSVARDGPTKMIFEGPNKLSPRIDGPPTPGSLRFDGSPGQMGGGGPLRFEGPQGQLGGGCPLRFEGPPGPVGTPLRFEGPIGQAGGGGFRFEGSPGLRFEGSAGGLRFEGPGAQPVGSLRFEGHRGQPVGGLRFEGPHGQPVGGLRFDNPRGQPVGGLRFEGGHGPSGAAIRFDGPHGQPSAGIRFEGPLLQQGVGMRFEGPHGQSVAGMRFEGQHNQLGGNLRFEGPHGQPGVGIRFEGPLVQQGGGMRFEGPSVPGGGLRIEGPLGQGGPRFEGCHALRFDGQPGQPSLLPRFDGLHGQPGPRFERTGQPGPQRFDGPPGQQVQPRFDGVPQRFDGPQHQQASRFDIPLGLQGTRFDNHPSQRLESVSFNQTGPYNDPPGNAFNAPSQGLQFQRHEQIFDSPQGPNFNGPHGPGNQSFSNPLNRASGHYFDEKNLQSSQFGNFGNLPAPITVGNIQASQQVLTGVAQPVAFGQGQQFLPVHPQNPGAFVQNPSGVLPKAYPDNHLSQVDVNELFSKLLKTGILKLSQPDSATTQVNEVAAQPPAEEEEDQNEDQDVPDLTNFTIEELKQRYDSVINRLYTGIQCYSCGMRFTTSQTDVYADHLDWHYRQNRTEKDVSRKVTHRRWYYSLTDWIEFEEIADLEERAKSQFFEKVHEEVVLKTQEAAKEKEFQSVPAGPAGAVESCEICQEQFEQYWDEEEEEWHLKNAIRVDGKIYHPSCYEDYQNTSSFDCTPSPSKTPVENPLNIMLNIVKNELQEPCESPKVKEERIDTPPACTEESIATATEIKTENDTVESV, encoded by the exons ATGTCAGAGCAGACGCCGGCCGAGGCCGGTACTGCGGGGGCCCGGGAGGACGCCTGTCGGGATTATCAGTCATCACTCGAAGATCTGACCTTCAATAGCAAACCGCACATCAATATGCTGACCATTCTAGCCGAGGAGAACCTGCCCTTCGCCAAGGAGATCGTCTCTCTCATCGAGGCCCAAACCGCCAAG GCTCCCTCCTCAGAGAAGCTTCCTGTTATGTACCTTATGGATTCTATCGTGAAAAATGTTGGAAGAGAGTATCTCACTGCCTTTACTAAAAATCTAGTTGcaacatttatttgtgtgtttgaaaag GTGGATGAAAATACtagaaaaagtttatttaaattacgTTCCACCTGGGATGAAATATTCCCTTTGAAGAAACTTTATGCCCTGGATGTCAGAGTCAATTCGTTAGATCCTGCTTGGCCTATTAAACCTCTGCCCCCCAATGTGAATACATCTAGCATCCATGTGAatcctaaatttttaaataaatcg ccCGAAGAGTCTTCAACACCTGGCACAGTGGTCAGTTCCCCTAGCATCTCCACTCCTCCAATTGTTCCGGATATACAAAAGAATCTTACCCAAGAGCAACTAATAAGGCAGCAGTTACTGGCAAAACAAAAGCAATTGTTAGAACTTCAGCAGAAAAAGCTGGAGCTTGAGCTAGAGCAAGCTAAGGCACAACTG GCAGTTTCTCTTAGTGTTCAGCAGGAGACATCCAACTTAGGTCCTGGAACTGCACCATCCAAATTACATGTTTCACAAATTCCCCCTATGGCAGTTAAAGCTCCCCATCAGGTTCCTGTGCAACCTGAGAAAAGTCGTCCAGGTCCATCCTTACAAATTCCAGATATGAAAGGAACTAACCGGGATCCCCGTCTTAATAGGTTGAGTCAGCATTCTTCTCATGGAAAAGATCAGAGTCACAGGAAGGAATTCCTAATGAACACATTGAACCAGTCTGATATTAAGACAAGTAAAACTGTACCCTCTGAAAAACTAAATTCATCCaagcaagaaaaaagtaaatcaggtGAAAAAATAACCAAGAAAGAACTTGACCAATTAGATTCTAAATCCAAATCTAAATCTAAATCACCGTCacctttgaaaaacaaattatccCACACAAAAGACTTGAAAAGTCAAGAATCTGAAAGTGCAAGGGTGTCTGATATGAGCAAGAGAGATCCAAGATTAAAAAAACACCTTCAGGATAAGACTGATAGCAAAGATGATGAtctaaaagagaagagaaaaactgcagaaaaaaaggataaagatgaGCACATGAAATCATCTGAACACAGACTGGtgggaagtagaaataaaatcataaatggcATTGTACAAAAACAGGATACAATAACGGAAGAATCGGAAAAACAGGGAACAAAACCAGGGAGATCGAGTACTAGAAAGCGATCAAGATCACGATCACCCAAGTCTCGGTCACCGATTATACATTCTCCCAAGAGAAGAGATAGGCGGTCACCCAAACGAAGGCAAAGGAGTATGTCTCCAACCTCAACACCCAAAGCTGGGAAGATTCGCCAGTCAGGAGTTAAGCAGTCACATATGGAAGAGTTTACACCGCCTtccagggaagaaagaaatgcGAAGAGAAGTACTAAACAGGATGTTCGAGATCCAAGGCgaataaaaaagactgaagaggaacGACCACAAGAAACTGCAAATCAGCATTCCACCAAGTCAGGCACTGAACCaaaggaaaatgtagaaaattggCAAAGTTCCAAGTCTACCAAAAGATGGAAATCTggttgggaagaaaataaaag tttaCAACAGGGTGATGAACATAGTAAAGCTCCTCATCTAAGGCATAGGGAGAGCTGGTCAAGCACTAAAGGAATCTTGTCACCTCGAGCTCCAAAACAGCAGCATCGATTAAGCGTAGATGCCAATCTTCAGATTCCTAAAGAGTTAACTCTTGCAAGCAAAAGAGAATTACTTCAAAAG ACGAGTGAACGTTTAGCATCTGGTGAAATTACACAGGATGAGTTCCTTGTTGTTGTGCATCAAATTCGACAGCTATTTCAGTATCAAGAAGGTAAACATAGATGCAATGTACGGGATAGTcctacagaagaaaataaaggtggattaaaaaagaaacctcTCTTATCTGATGCTGAATTAACCTACTATGAACataaagcaaaactgaaaagGACACAGGTTCAGCATTCATTTCCAAGACTTGATCTCTTAGATCCTGATATTTTTGACTACCCTTTGACTGATGCCTTGTTGTCTGGAATAGAATGTGAGCCATCCAAAAGTAAACATGCAAGTAGGAATAGTGGAGCACAGTTTGACAGAAAAGAACAATTTAGTGAAAGAGCAAGACGTCTTTCTCCTATATCTGGGAGTCGTACTTATGCTGAGAATCTTTCACCCCATGAGGGCCGGAGAAGACATGACGAGCAAGTCTCTGCTAAAG gtgtACGAGAAGAGCAGAGATCACCATTCAATGATCGTTTTCCACTTAAGCGACCTAGATATGAAGATTCAGATAAACCATTTGTAGATAGCCCAGCATCAAGATTCGCCGGCCTTGATACAAATCAGCGACTTACGGCTTTAGCTGAAGATAGACCATTATACGATGGACCTAGTAGGCCATCAGTAGCGAGAGATGGCCCAACCAAGATGATTTTTGAAGGACCTAACAAATTAAGCCCTAGAATTGATGGACCACCTACACCAGGTTCTCTTCGGTTTGATGGGTCACCGGGACAAATGGGGGGAGGTGGCCCTTTGAGATTTGAAGGACCACAAGGCCAGTTAGGAGGTGGGTGTCCTTTGAGATTTGAAGGTCCTCCAGGACCAGTAGGAACACCTCTGCGGTTTGAGGGGCCGATTGGTCAAGCAGGAGGAGGTGGTTTTCGGTTTGAAGGTTCCCCCGGTCTGAGGTTTGAGGGATCTGCAGGTGGTTTGCGATTTGAAGGACCAGGGGCCCAGCCAGTGGGTAGTCTCAGGTTTGAGGGACACCGGGGTCAACCTGTGGGTGGTCTGAGGTTCGAGGGACCTCATGGTCAGCCTGTGGGTGGACTTAGATTTGATAATCCCCGAGGTCAGCCTGTAGGTGGACTTAGATTTGAGGGAGGTCATGGTCCATCAGGGGCTGCAATTAGGTTTGATGGACCTCATGGTCAGCCATCAGCTGGGATCAGATTTGAGGGCCCATTGCTACAACAGGGAGTTGGGATGAGATTTGAGGGCCCCCATGGTCAGTCAGTAGCTGGTATGAGATTTGAAGGACAGCATAATCAACTTGGTGGGAACCTTAGGTTTGAGGGTCCACATGGTCAGCCAGGGGTTGGGATCAGGTTTGAAGGACCTTTAGTCCAACAAGGAGGTGGAATGAGGTTTGAGGGTCCTTCTGTACCAGGAGGCGGCCTGAGAATCGAAGGACCTCTGGGTCAAGGTGGTCCAAGATTTGAAGGTTGTCATGCTTTAAGGTTTGATGGGCAGCCAGGTCAGCCATCACTGTTGCCAAGATTTGATGGATTACATGGTCAGCCAGGTCCTAGATTTGAAAGAACTGGTCAGCCAGGCCCACAGAGATTTGATGGACCACCTGGACAGCAGGTTCAACCAAGATTTGATGGTGTACCTCAAAGATTTGATGGTCCACAACACCAGCAAGCATCAAGGTTTGATATTCCTCTTGGTCTTCAAGGCACACGATTTGACAATCATCCTTCACAAAGGCTTGAATCGGTATCTTTCAATCAGACTGGCCCATACAATGATCCACCTGGCAATGCTTTTAATGCCCCATCCCAAGGACTGCAGTTCCAAAGACATGAACAAATATTTGATTCACCTCAAGGACCAAATTTTAATGGACCACATGGCCCTGGAAACCAGAGTTTCTCAAATCCCCTTAACAGAGCTTCTGGACACTATTTTGATGAGAAGAATCTTCAGAGCTCTCAATTTGGAAACTTTGGCAATTTACCTGCTCCAATAACAGTAGGAAATATTCAGGCATCTCAACAG GTTCTGACTGGTGTTGCTCAGCCAGTAGCATTTGGCCAAGGACAACAATTTTTGCCAGTTCATCCACAAAATCCTGGAGCATTTGTTCAGAATCCTTCAG gtgtccTTCCTAAGGCATATCCTGATAATCATCTCAGTCAGGTGGATGTAAATGAATTGTTTTCAAAACTGCTAAAAACAGGAATTCTCAAATTGTCCCAGCCTGATTCAGCTACGACAC AAGTAAATGAAGTTGCTGCTCAGCCCCCtgctgaggaggaagaagatCAAAATGAAGATCAAGATGTTCCAGATCTTACCAATTTTACAATTGAAGAATTGAAACA aCGTTATGATAGTGTTATAAATCGACTGTATACTGGTATTCAGTGTTACTCTTGTGGAATGAGGTTTACAACATCACAGACAGATGTATATGCAGATCACTTGGACTGGCATTATCGACAAAATAGAACTGAAAAAGATGTAAGCAGAAAAGTCACTCATAGACGTTGGTACTACAGTTTAACA gacTGGATAGAATTTGAGGAAATAGCTGATCTGGAAGAACGTGCAAAGAGCCAGTTTTTTGAAAAGGTGCACGAAGAAGTCGTGCTCAAAACTCAGGAGGCTGCTAAAGAAAAGGAATTCCAAAGTGTACCTGCTGGACCAGCAGGAGCAGTTGAG AGTTGTGAAATTTGTCAAGAACAATTTGAACAGTACTgggatgaagaagaggaggagtggcatttaaaaaatgctattagAGTAGATGGAAAG aTTTATCATCCATCATGTTATGAAGATTATCAAAAT ACATCTTCATTTGATTGTACACCATCTCCCAGCAAGACACCAGTTGAAaatcccttgaacattatgttGAACATTGTCAAAAACGAATTGCAGGAACCCTGTGAAAGTCCCAAAGTTAAGGAAGAACGGATTGATACTCCACCAGCTTGTACAGAGGAAAGCATAGCAACAGCcactgaaattaaaacagaaaatgacacaGTCGAGTCagtttaa